In Aspergillus nidulans FGSC A4 chromosome II, a single window of DNA contains:
- the rrp3 gene encoding RNA-dependent ATPase rrp3 (transcript_id=CADANIAT00004427), protein MSALKKRKITEKQPETNSDSEAESVSSRGSAKDETQTSGEEPAPAKSFKELGIIDQLCEACENMGYKAPTPIQSQAIPLALEGRDVIGLAETGSGKTAAFALPMLQALMEAPQTLFGLVLAPTRELAYQISQAFETLGSTIGVRCAVIVGGMDMVAQSIALGKKPHIIVATPGRLLDHLENTKGFSLRNLKYLAIDEADRLLDMDFGESLDKIIRILPRTRHTYLFSATMSTKVESLQRASLSNPVRVSVSSKYQTVSTLQSSYICIPHKHKNLYLVYLLNEFAGQSAIIFTTTVHETQRVAFMLRALGFGAIPLHGQLSQSARLGALGKFRSRSRDILVATDVAARGLDIPSVDVVFNFDLPMDSKTYIHRVGRTARAGKSGVAISFVTQYDVEVWLRIEHALSKKLPEYQVEKDEVMVMSERVAEASRQATIEMKSFDEKKGARGKKFGKGKRSRDDMDQEEG, encoded by the exons ATGTCAGCCTTGAAAAAGCGCAAGATCACGGAGAAGCAGCCAGAGACTAATAGCGATTCTGAAGCCGAGTCCGTCAGCTCTCGCGGATCTGCCAAGGATGAAACGCAAACCTCCGGCGAAgagccagctccagcaaagTCCTTCAAAGAGTTAGGAATCATTGACCAACTATGCGAGGCTTGCGAGAACATGGGCTACAAGGCACCGACTCCGATTCAATCACAGGCGATTCCGCTTGCCCTTGAGGGCCGTGATGTGATTGGCCTCGCGGAAACAGGAAGTGGAAAGACAGCCGCTTTCGCCCTCCCAATGCTTCAAG CTCTTATGGAGGCGCCTCAAACACTCTTTGGTCTCGTTCTAGCCCCCACCCGAGAACTCGCATACCAGATATCTCAAGCTTTTGAAACGCTCGGGTCAACAATCGGAGTTCGCTGCGCCGTCATCGTCGGCGGCATGGACATGGTAGCGCAATCCATCGCCCTTGGCAAAAAACCTCATATTATAGTCGCAACCCCAGGTCGATTACTAGATCATCTAGAGAACACAAAGGGCTTCTCCCTCCGAAATCTCAAGTATCTCGCCATCGACGAAGCCGACAGACTTTTGGACATGGACTTTGGTGAATCCCTCGACAAGATCATTCGAATCCTCCCCCGCACCCGCCACACCTACCTTTTCTCCGCGACAATGAGCACCAAAGTCGAATCCCTCCAGCGTGCCTCTCTTTCCAACCCCGTCCGCGTCTCTGTTTCCAGCAAATACCAAACCGTCTCAACCCTTCAATCATCCTATATCTGTATTCCCCACAAGCACAAGAATCTCTACCTCGTCTACCTCCTCAACGAATTTGCGGGTCAGTCCGCAATCATCTTCACGACAACTGTTCACGAAACTCAGCGTGTCGCGTTTATGCTCCGCGCCTTGGGCTTTGGCGCCATCCCCCTCCACGGCCAATTGTCCCAATCTGCTCGTCTTGGTGCCCTAGGCAAGTTCCGCTCTCGCAGTCGCGATATTCTCGTTGCCACTGATGTCGCTGCTCGAGGTCTTGATATCCCGTCCGTTGACGTCGTCTTTAACTTTGACCTCCCCATGGACAGCAAGACATATATTCATCGTGTTGGACGTACTGCACGTGCAGGGAAGAGTGGAGTAGCAATTAGCTTCGTCACACAGTATGACGTTGAAGTTTGGCTTCGTATCGAGCATGCGCTGTCCAAAAAACTGCCGGAGTATCAGGTTGAGAAGGACGAGGTCATGGTCATGTCAGAGCGGGTTGCGGAGGCTTCACGGCAGGCTACTATTGAGATGAAGAGCTTTGACGAAAAGAAGGGGGCTAGAGGGAAGAAGTTTGGCAAGGGGAAGCGCTCAAGAGATGATATGGATCAGGAAGAGGGTTAA
- a CDS encoding Brix domain-containing protein (transcript_id=CADANIAT00004428), giving the protein MAKHTKSHAHPKPPSGAAKGKGSAASVSKTPKSMVIRIGGSRVGSSVSQLVKDVRLMMEPDTAVRLKERKSNRLRDYAVMAGPLGVTHFLLFSKSSTGNTNMRLALTPRGPTLNFKVESYSLCRDVEKALKRPRGGGQDHKTPPLLVMNNFNSPNADENSKVPKRLESLTTTVFQSLFPPINPQATPLKSIRRVMLLNREPASESDKEGSYILNLRHYAITTRKTGIPKRIRRLDPKEVRNREKHKSAVPNLGKLEDAADYLLDPSAAGYTSASETELDTDAEVEVAGTTTRKVLTKREMQRMKTGEKVEKKTTTAEVEKRAVKLVELGPRMRLRLIKVEEGLCEGRVMWHDYIHKSQQEVDALDKTWDQKIKEKEARKKLQRENVERKKQEKAKARAEGKEVEDDEDDEDVDMDDEWISDDEEEQNQEVDEEDEGDESIDE; this is encoded by the exons ATGGCAAAGCATACGAAGAGCCATGCTCATCCCAAACCTCCAAGCGGCGCTgccaaaggcaaaggcagtGCCGCGTCAGTGAGCAAGACTCCAAAATCCATGGTCATCCGTATTGGAGGCTCCCGGGTTGGCAGCAGTGTCAGCCAGCTGGTTAAGGATGTTCGTCTCATGATGGAACCAGACACGGCAGTGCGATTGAAG GAACGCAAATCAAATAGGCTACGGGACTATGCGGTCATGGCCGGTCCTCTGGGTGTCACgcatttccttcttttctccaaGTCATCTACCGGAAACACAAATATGCGCTTGGCACTTACACCGCGCGGTCCTACGCTCAACTTCAAGGTGGAAAGCTACTCCCTGTGCCGTGATGTCGAGAAAGCTTTGAAACGTCCAAGAGGCGGAGGTCAGGATCATAAAACACCGCCGTTGCTCGTGATGAACAACTTCAACAGCCCCAATGCCGACGAGAATTCCAAAGTGCCAAAGCGCTTGGAGAGCCTAACAACGACCGTTTTTCAATCACTTTTCCCGCCGATCAACCCCCAGGCCACGCCCCTTAAGTCTATCCGCCGTGTAATGCTTCTGAACCGAGAGCCCGCTTCTGAATCTGATAAAGAGGGCTCTTACATTCTGAATCTGCGACACTACGCGATCACCACTAGGAAAACAGGCATCCCCAAGCGGATCCGACGTTTGGACCCGAAGGAGGTGCGGAATAGGGAAAAGCACAAGTCTGCTGTTCCCAACCTAGGGAAACTAGAGGATGCCGCAGACTACCTTCTAGATCCTTCAGCTGCGGGATATACATCAGCCAGTGAAACGGAGCTGGACACGGATGCTGAGGTCGAGGTCGCGGGAACGACGACAAGGAAGGTATTGACGAAGCGGGAGATGCAGCGTATGAAAACAGGGGAGAAAGtcgaaaagaagacaacTACCGCCGAAGTGGAGAAACGGGCTGTCAAATTGGTCGAACTGGGCCCACGAATGAGGCTCCGATTGATCAAAGTTGAGGAAGGACTGTGTGAAGGGCGGGTTATGTGGCACGACTATATCCACAAGTCCCAGCAGGAGGTCGATGCTTTGGATAAAACTTGGGATCAAAAAATCAAGGAAAAAGAGGCACGAAAGAAGCTCCAAAGGGAAAACGTTGAACgaaagaagcaggagaaggctaAAGCTCGAGCTGAAGGCAAGGAGGtagaggacgacgaagatgatgaggatgtcgatATGGATGATGAATGGATaagcgatgacgaggaagaacagaacCAGGaagtggatgaagaagatgaaggtgacgAGTCTATTGATGAGTGA